AGCACCTATCACTCGACCCAGGATCTCCGTTGCATCACCGAAATCCATTGGGTACGGAATTGAAAGAAGTCATTAAGCCGGTTGAGGGTGAAGTGATTTTCACAAAAAATGTGAATAGTGGTTTTATTGGGACCGAACTTGAATCCTATCTAAAACGAAAACAGGTTAAGTCAGTCGTGATCACCGGATTATCGACTCAGCACTGCGTTTCTACAACGACCAGAATGAGCGGGAATCTGGGTTTTGATACTTACCTTGTATCTGACGCAATAGCGGCTTTTGAAATTACGGATCATAAGGGAGTAAAGCATACAGCTGAGTCAATCCAGGAACATGAACTGGCCATGCTTCAAAAAGAATTTGCAACAATTGTTACCACCGATAACTTGATAAAACAATTGGTTCAGCAATAAAGCGCAGGAGCAGTCCTGCGCTTTCATATATTTTTACCCAGGAATTTTAAAACCCTGTGATAAGGGCATTTGGATAAAGAAGTATCATCATCTCTTAGGAAGTATTGACGCCATTCAAAATTATCTTCGGCACCGTATGTGTTCAAGTCAGGATGAATAGGAATGCTATCATATTTTGAGAGTCTTTTTCTCACCTGATCTTTAATTCTCTGCGCATAACTATTTGATTTATTGAATTCCTGCAGGACCCAGCGCGGAGTAATCGCGAGCATCATGACATCAAAATGTCTGCTTTTCCGGTTTTTATGGGCAGGCGTAGCACAATACATAAAATATTTTTCACCATTGAAGCAAAACTCCCAGATTGAATCATGTGGATCCTGAGGGATATCTGCTGGCCAATCAAATTCATCCAATGCACTAAGCCCAGAAAGTTGCTCCCAGAAAAGTTGTTCGAACTCATCGATGGGCAGTTCAAGCATCCATTCGGGGGTTTCATAGAATATAATCAAAGAAGTAAAATTTCCAAACTCCCTCGAGTGTTTTGTATAGCTATTCAATAAGCCAGCCAATTCATTTAATGTTGTGTCCCTCCTTGGATTTCCAACAAATCCATATTTAAGTTGATTCATTGAAAATCCAATCGTGGCCGGTATACAGGGAAAAGGCTTTTCTTTATCACTCATTTTAGCGAAGAATCTTTCCAGTGCCTGCTTTTCCCAATCCAGCAACTCATTCCGGGAGGAAGAACCATGTGTATACAAGCCAATCATCATAGTCACCTCCGATAGCTTCTACACTATATTCAAAATATAAAGAATAGGGTAGATGTCCCGGGACAAATGGGCAAGAATCCAGAACATGCAAATCGAAAATTAAGTTAAGGATGTTTCATCAGGTTGTATAAGGATATATGGTAAAATAAAGACTATATGACGTCTGAAATTAGGAGGGACATTCCATGCAGCCAGTCATATTATTCGATGGAGTCTGCAACTTCTGTGATGCCAGTGTCCAGTTTATTCTGGACCGGGATGACAAAGAAATGTTCCGCTTTGCATCGCTGCAAAGTGATGCCGGGCAGGAACTCTTAAAAAAATATAATGTACCTGATGATGTGGACAGCATGATTTTAATTGAAGATGGAAAAGTCTATTATAAATCGGCGGCTGCACTAAGAATAAGCCGCCATCTGAAAGGTGCCTGGAAACTGCTTTATGCTATGATCATCGTGCCGGCTCCGATCAGGAATCTTGTATATGATCTCATTGCCAGAAATAGATTGAAATGGTTCGGACAGAAAGATAGCTGTATGCTTCCTCCGCCGAACGTCAGGAAGAGATTCTTATAGACAAAAAGAACGGAAAAGCCAGTGTAGGCTTTTCCGTCTTTTTTTATAATCAAATTCTGTTACACACTGAACGAACTCCGAGGGGGTAATTCTATACAAGGCGGAACTGATAAAAAGTCTAGTTTGTAAAAGTGGAATAACGCCAGTGGTGATTAGCCATAGGGTCAGCCATCATCTCAAGGCCTTTGCTATGAGTCTGGTGGATGACCTCCCATTTTTCTGTTCCTGGTTCTTTTAGGTAAATTTCATGTTCTGGGGCTTGATCATGAGTTCCGATCAGGTCAAATTCATTATCCTTGTAAAAAACTCCGCAAACCACATAATCAATGGCAGGGGAGACGACCAGCGGATTGCTGACAGCGTGCTTCAGAATAAACTTAATCCTATCGTCATCTGTCAGGATCTTTTCCAATTGAATACCCTCATCAGAGGCGCTTGCAGATTCGATACGCTCATGCTCACTGCTGAACGCTTCGGTGACACCTGTGTCCTTGCTTAATAAAGCAGATTCGTTTTCAGCGTCAATGAAAACCTCTGCCCGAGTTCGATACTGGGAAGACTCAGGATTAAATGAACGGTGATCTCCTTTAAAGTACTGATCTTCAGAAGCCGCATTGGGGTTTTTTAACCACTCTTCTTTTAAAAAAGTCGTATATCTTAGCTGCCAGTTACCATTTTTGTGATTCTGTTCACTTACAGGTTTCAAAAGTTCATTAATAGGCGCAATTCGTTTGGTGATAGAAAACTCTTCGTCAGCAGCCGTTCTGGTTGAAGAATCTGGCTTGACTGCTCCTACTGCATTTGCGATAACAGATTTAAGTTCCCATTTCACCTGATCGGAACGCTGCAAAGGACGTCTGGCTTTAATAGTATAAGTATAAGACTTATCTTCACTTATGCCTCTGTCGGTAAAAGTACAAGAAGAGACTTTGTCCAGTTTTATACCATTTTTAAAGATGGTATATTCCGACACACCCTCGATTGGTTCCCACTCAAAGCTGATTTGATCATTCAAAACAATTGTAGTAATGAGAAGGTCCTCCAGAACATTGTCTCTCTCCTTGTAGTTCACGGATGTAGTTGTCTGTATCCTCATTCTGTTCCTAACTTCACCCTGTGCAAGAGATTCAATGCAGTAAGAATACAAAGTACCGGAAATTAGGTCACTGTCCACCAACCTCGGTTCCACTCCTTCATAAATAACCTCCTGGTCCCTGAACACCCGATAGGATTCTCCAGATGATTCCCATTCAAATGAAATACTGTTTGATCCGTGTTCTATATTCTTAAGCAAGCTAGAATGTGAAGAATCAGCGGTTTTTCTCCGGCGATTTATACTCATTGCATAAAGAGTCCCGGCAAGACCGAGTGCTGCAAGGGGTAAAACCTTTCCAATCCTTTTTTGTTTAAATAAAGTTGTTTGTGTACTTTCATTCATATAATCACCACTTTTCGGTTTATTTCCAGACATGTCAATTATTTACCCCGTGAGAGGGAGATTTAATAGATACTCGAGTGAAAAACGGTTGGTAAAATAAGGGTTGCTGCAATGTAAATGGTATCTAGTGATATTTGTCTGGGAATATCGGCTGCTTTTCTTAATAGTGGATATCATCTGTTCTGGTTGTTTGTGTGGTGTGTGTAATTTTTATGTTAGAATAATAGTTAGTTTGAAATGAAACGGAAATTTTACTAGTTTCTAGTCGATACATAAATCATATTAAATAGGGGCGTTCAAAAATGGTGCGATTAAAAGGAATACTAATGATTGTTACCGGTGCAATGCTTTGGGGGATGACAGGCTCGATCACCGAGTGGGTGCTGGCACACACCGAAATGTCTGTTCCTTTTATCCTGACAATCCGGATGATAATTGCAGGAAGCAGCATCCTTGCGTATCTTGCATTGAAGAAAGAGGATATTTTCACTGTTGTGAGAACACCGTACTGGCGCAACCAGCTTATTTTGTTCAGTATACTGGGAATGGTTGGATTACAATTCACATTTACGATGGCGATTGAGACGAGCAATGCTGTTGTGGCAACTTTACTGCAATTTTCCGCGCCCATTTTTGTGGTCCTTTATGTTTCTTTTCATCATAAAAAATGGCCCCCGCGTTACCAGGTATTAGGCATCATTGGTACATTGGGCGGCCTGTTCCTGCTATTGACGAATGGTTCAATGAGAAGCTTGCTTGTTAGCACAGAGGCATTGGTATGGGGCGTGGCGGTAGGGCTGACATTTGCATTCTATACTCTTTATCCATCCCGCCTGATGAAGGAATGGAGTGTACTTGCAATCGTTGGCTGGAGTATGTTATTTGGGGGAACAATGCTTGGATTGGCCAACAGAGTATGGCTTTCAAATGAATGGACCATTCTCGGCGAGCCCAAGATGATATTCATCATGGCTATTCTTATTATCTTTGGAACACTTGCATTCCTTTTGTTCTTAAGCAGTATGAATTATATCAGCGCGGTCGAAACGAGCATTCTATCTAGCGTGGAACCTTTAACTGTCATGGTTATTTCTATTATTTGGTTCGATACGATGCTCCAAAATGTCCAGTTAATGGGGGCCATGATCATGCTTGTTTTTGTGACTTGGCTTTCAATTGGTGATAAAAAAGAGTCTGTTGAAGCTAAAGTTGTTAAACAAAATAATACTTGATAAAGCTGCCATCCAGGCGGCTTTTTTTTTATATTGTGGTCCAAAGCCGCCTGTTTCTGTTCTTAGATAAAAGTGTAATCTTTCTTCAAACCTAAATATTTTTCTGCTTTTGTAAGCCTCCAAATCGGTTACACCAATTACAAAATCAATTCCGAACATTAGAAACACCTTCCTTTTTCTTTGTAAACATGTGGATAAAATATTATAAAATTTGATAAAAATTTATTGATTATCGATAAATATTTTGTTAATTTCAATATGAAGACAATTAAATGAGGTGCTTTTATGAAACGAGAAACTCTCTTTTTGAAGATCGTAGTTTTCCTCCTGGCTGTGCCTGTTCTGGGGGCGTGCTTTATTTTGCTACCCTGGCTAATAAGGGACACTTTACAAAGTAACTGGGAATTTGCCAATTTTTTATTTCCGATCATTGGGGTTATGTATGCATCAGCTGTTCCTTATTTTATCGCTTTGTATCAAGCGTACCTGCTGCTTGGATATATTGACAAGAACAAAGCATTCTCGGAATGGTCAGTAAAAGCTTTGAGAAATATTAAATTCTGTGCTGTGACCATCAGTATTTTATATCTCGTCAGCATGCCGTTTTTCTTTCTGATTGGTGAGAAGGACGACGCCCCTGGAATGATCTTAATCGGGATGGTGCTTACTTTTGCGCCAATTATAATCGCCGCCTTTGCTGCAGTGCTCGAAAAGCTTTTAAAACATGCCATTGAAATAAAATCAGAAAATGATTTAACGGTCTGAGGTGAGAAAAATGGCAATCGTCATAAATATTGATGTGATGCTGGCAAAGAGGAAAATGAGTGTGACGGAGCTTTCAGAAAAGGTAGGAATCACCATGGCTAACCTATCTATTCTGAAAAATGGCAAGGCTAAAGCAATTAGACTTTCGACGTTGGAAGCAATCTGCAAGGCTTTGGAATGTCAGCCTGGGGACATCTTGGAATATCAAAGTGATGAGAAAATGAAAGATTAAGAGTGGAGGCGATGATCATGACAGCAATCATGCAATTATTTCGTTTTGGCAGGGAGCAGGCATTATCGTGCATATTTCCCGCCGTAATCTTTGCCTCCTTAGCGATTACCCAGGTCGTAGAACTACCGATTTTGCCTCGTTATGATTGGCTGCTGATCATTTTTCTCGTGATGCAATGGTTGATGGTACGCTCGGGACTTGAAACCAGAGACGAGCTAAAAGTGATAACATTATTCCATCTCATCGGGTTGGCACTTGAAGTTTTCAAGGTGAATATGGGCTCTTGGTCTTATCCAGAGGAAGGGTATTCAAAGGTGTTTGGTGTACCGCTGTATAGCGGGTTCATGTATGCAAGCGTTGCAAGTTATCTTTGCCAGGCATGGAGGAGGCTGAAGGTTGACCTCGTTGATTGGCCTCCGTTTTTGCTTGTCGTACCTCTTGGAGCCGCAATCTATTTGAATTTTTTCATCCACCATTTTTGGGTTGATATACGCTGGTTGCTATCAGCACTTGTAATCCTTGTTTTTTGGAAATCATGGGTACTATACGAGGTTGGCGGAAACAAGTATCGTATGCCAATCGCTTTATCATTTGTGCTGATTGGATTCTTTATTTGGATAGCCGAAAACATCGCCACTTTCTTTGGTGCCTGGCAGTACCCAAATCAAGCAGAAGCATGGAGTCTCGTTCATCTTGGGAAAGTCAGCTCCTGGCTATTGCTGGTCATCGTCAGCTTTCTGATTGTCGCAACTTTGAAGCAAGTAAAAAAGAACCCTTACGTAAACATCGATGCTGCTCAATCGATAAAGAATGAGTAATCAATTCTGACCTTCCTGTGCTCAAAAAGGGTTATAATTATAGGTAAATATAAATGGAATCAGAGGTGTAAGCATGACTCTAGGACTTATTTTGATTGTGATCATCATTTTAGCTGCATTGCTTTCCACAATAATGCTGTTCGGAAAAGGAGATGATGATTATAGGAATGCGGCAAAGAAGAATACAACTAACCTTTCCATCATTTACATTGTAGTCATTTTACTGTCCTTTATTGCGGTGGGGGTTTATATAAAATGGTTTGCTTAATTTCGAGTAAAGTATAGGTGTTTTCAGTAATATTATTATGTAAACAATTAAATATGCGTAAGAATTAAATGATTAGACGAAATCTGGATCTTAAAGAGCAATCGATCTATGGGGGAGGAAATGAAAAAACTTCTTACTATTCTACTGTTTTTATTTCTTGTTATAACTGCTTTCGGGCCTTATAACCTTTATTATGAGTTCAATGAAAAACAGGCTCTCCACCAATTTATTTCAGAAGAAAGCACTTTTCATGGACTTAAGATCATTGAAATGGACTATCGCGG
The nucleotide sequence above comes from Mesobacillus jeotgali. Encoded proteins:
- a CDS encoding isochorismatase family protein, with amino-acid sequence MNLLELPALLVLDVQKGFDDPYWGKRNNLEAEDNIARLLTEWRNRHGEVIYTKHLSLDPGSPLHHRNPLGTELKEVIKPVEGEVIFTKNVNSGFIGTELESYLKRKQVKSVVITGLSTQHCVSTTTRMSGNLGFDTYLVSDAIAAFEITDHKGVKHTAESIQEHELAMLQKEFATIVTTDNLIKQLVQQ
- a CDS encoding DUF817 domain-containing protein, translated to MTAIMQLFRFGREQALSCIFPAVIFASLAITQVVELPILPRYDWLLIIFLVMQWLMVRSGLETRDELKVITLFHLIGLALEVFKVNMGSWSYPEEGYSKVFGVPLYSGFMYASVASYLCQAWRRLKVDLVDWPPFLLVVPLGAAIYLNFFIHHFWVDIRWLLSALVILVFWKSWVLYEVGGNKYRMPIALSFVLIGFFIWIAENIATFFGAWQYPNQAEAWSLVHLGKVSSWLLLVIVSFLIVATLKQVKKNPYVNIDAAQSIKNE
- a CDS encoding DMT family transporter is translated as MVRLKGILMIVTGAMLWGMTGSITEWVLAHTEMSVPFILTIRMIIAGSSILAYLALKKEDIFTVVRTPYWRNQLILFSILGMVGLQFTFTMAIETSNAVVATLLQFSAPIFVVLYVSFHHKKWPPRYQVLGIIGTLGGLFLLLTNGSMRSLLVSTEALVWGVAVGLTFAFYTLYPSRLMKEWSVLAIVGWSMLFGGTMLGLANRVWLSNEWTILGEPKMIFIMAILIIFGTLAFLLFLSSMNYISAVETSILSSVEPLTVMVISIIWFDTMLQNVQLMGAMIMLVFVTWLSIGDKKESVEAKVVKQNNT
- a CDS encoding helix-turn-helix domain-containing protein; the protein is MAIVINIDVMLAKRKMSVTELSEKVGITMANLSILKNGKAKAIRLSTLEAICKALECQPGDILEYQSDEKMKD
- a CDS encoding DUF2975 domain-containing protein → MKRETLFLKIVVFLLAVPVLGACFILLPWLIRDTLQSNWEFANFLFPIIGVMYASAVPYFIALYQAYLLLGYIDKNKAFSEWSVKALRNIKFCAVTISILYLVSMPFFFLIGEKDDAPGMILIGMVLTFAPIIIAAFAAVLEKLLKHAIEIKSENDLTV
- a CDS encoding YqcI/YcgG family protein, whose protein sequence is MIGLYTHGSSSRNELLDWEKQALERFFAKMSDKEKPFPCIPATIGFSMNQLKYGFVGNPRRDTTLNELAGLLNSYTKHSREFGNFTSLIIFYETPEWMLELPIDEFEQLFWEQLSGLSALDEFDWPADIPQDPHDSIWEFCFNGEKYFMYCATPAHKNRKSRHFDVMMLAITPRWVLQEFNKSNSYAQRIKDQVRKRLSKYDSIPIHPDLNTYGAEDNFEWRQYFLRDDDTSLSKCPYHRVLKFLGKNI
- a CDS encoding DUF3238 domain-containing protein — protein: MNESTQTTLFKQKRIGKVLPLAALGLAGTLYAMSINRRRKTADSSHSSLLKNIEHGSNSISFEWESSGESYRVFRDQEVIYEGVEPRLVDSDLISGTLYSYCIESLAQGEVRNRMRIQTTTSVNYKERDNVLEDLLITTIVLNDQISFEWEPIEGVSEYTIFKNGIKLDKVSSCTFTDRGISEDKSYTYTIKARRPLQRSDQVKWELKSVIANAVGAVKPDSSTRTAADEEFSITKRIAPINELLKPVSEQNHKNGNWQLRYTTFLKEEWLKNPNAASEDQYFKGDHRSFNPESSQYRTRAEVFIDAENESALLSKDTGVTEAFSSEHERIESASASDEGIQLEKILTDDDRIKFILKHAVSNPLVVSPAIDYVVCGVFYKDNEFDLIGTHDQAPEHEIYLKEPGTEKWEVIHQTHSKGLEMMADPMANHHWRYSTFTN
- a CDS encoding thiol-disulfide oxidoreductase DCC family protein; amino-acid sequence: MQPVILFDGVCNFCDASVQFILDRDDKEMFRFASLQSDAGQELLKKYNVPDDVDSMILIEDGKVYYKSAAALRISRHLKGAWKLLYAMIIVPAPIRNLVYDLIARNRLKWFGQKDSCMLPPPNVRKRFL